In the genome of Microcoleus vaginatus PCC 9802, the window TCTCAGCAAATCTTCTCCAGAGAAACTCGTGTCGAAATTGATCCGAACCCTGCTGCCAAAAGCCGTGGATTTATCAGCTTCGCGGCCCTCGGCATCCTCTCCCCCAGCGATACCCGCCAAACCAAATATGACTTCGCCGTTGAGTTTAGTCGTAGTTGAAAACTGATTTGCTTCTAATTCAGACGCGCGCGCTTCCAAAACATCGACGCGGCCGCGCAAAGTTGCCAATTCTGCCGCAAATTCTTCTTGCAACCTTTGCACAGAAGCCAAATCTTCTCGCGTCGCCAGATTTCTGGAACCGCCTTGAATCAGCTCGCTAACTTTATCCAAACACGCATTTAAACCTGCTGCAAACTCGTAGCGAGTCATCGCCCGGTTGCCGCGAAAAGTGCCGTCAGGATAGCCAGCTATGCACCCGTAGCGCTCTACTAGAGACTGCAAAGCTTGGAACGCCCAATCCGTGGGTCGAACGTCGGAAAGTTGCGACACAGATGTTACTTGGCCGGCCGCATCTTCGCTGCTACTGCCTTCTGTGCTGTATTCATTGATTTGTTCTAAAAGATTAGACTGTGCTTGAGGTTGGGCACTTGAATCAGTGGATTGCGAAATCCGATCGGGCTGTGCGGCGGATTTTTCTGCGTTTAAATTAGCCAGTGGTGCGGCGGGTTGCGTTTCGCTTAAGTTTGCGGGCGCTACTGCGGGGATTTGCTCCGCGACTGGTTGTTCGGGACTTAAATTTGCGGGCGCGACTGCGGGTTGGGTTTCGCTTAAATCTGCTGCTGCAACTTCCGGTGCTTTTGCTTGTTCGGCAACTGGGGCGATCAAATCGTTAGTGAAGCCCTCGTAGAGGTTCGCACTTTCTTTCTCAATAGTTTCAACAGTCGATTTGCTAGCTAGTGACGCTGGTTCGGCTGTCTCAGGCTTTGCCGTCTCAGACTTGGCTGCCTCGGTGGCAGCACCTGCTAATGGCAATTGATGAGCTTGATATGTGATGGCAATTTCTACAGGTTGCTCTGCTGCTAGCGCCGTCGAAGATACGACTAAACTTGCTGCCAATACACCCGGACTAACTAAAAGTCCCTTCCACAAAAATTTGGACATTTTTTCCTCACACCACATTGAGCCGATCGCCGGTTCCGAAGATTTAGGCGCCCGCAAATCACCTTTAGTATTCCGCCTAATAGTATTTCTTGTCAACAATCGGGGAAATCACTGCCGGAGAGTGCAGTTTGGCTGTGGCTGATTTGACAAAAACTCCGTTTATTCCCAAAATCCTTGGTTTGAGCTAAATACCTACCTAGAAACCTGGTTGATGGCTGGATATTGCGTAAGTTATCCCTCAGTAAGACTAATATTGACAGCACTGGCGCTAACAAATCGTTTGATCGGCTACAAATACAAGTGAAAAAACTCAAATACGCCCTAGTTCACGAATGGTTGACGCCGTTAGCTACTGGCGGTTCAGAACTCGTAGTGCAGGAAATTCTCAAACACGTAGACGAGGCAGATGTCTATGCCCTCATCGACTTTGAATCAGCCAATCCCGAAAGCTATCTTTTCGGGCGACAGATTGGCACAACATTTTTGCAGCACTTTCCCAAGGCCCGCAGCGGTGTCCAAAAATATTTGCCATTTCTGCCGATCGCGATCGAACAACTAGATCTGCGAGAATACGACATCATCCTCTCATCATCCCATGCCGTCGCCAAAGGCATCCTCAGCAGTCCCCAGCAACTGCACGTCTGCTACTGCCACACGCCCATGCGCTACGCTTGGGACTTAACTTTTGACTATTTGCGTAGCAGCAAAGCCGGACGGGGCATCCAGGGTCTGCTGACGCGATATTTGTTGCATCGACTGCGGCAGTGGGACGTAATTGCTGCCAATCGTGTTGATTATTTCATCGCTAACTCTCAACACACTGCGCGCCGAATTTGGCGGTGCTATCGGCGGCGGGCCCAGGTGATTTATCCGCCGGTAAATATCGAGCGATTTTCCTTGATGCGACAAAAACAAGACTTTTACGTCACAGTTTGTCGGTTAGTAAGTTACAAAAACGTAAGTGCGATCGTCCAAGCATTCAATCAACTCGGGCATACTCTAATTGTCATCGGCACCGGGCCAGAATTAGAAATGATTCGGCAAATCGCCAAACCCAACGTGCAAGTGCTCGGCTGGCAGCCCGCCTCCATAGTTGAAAAGTACATGGCAGAGGCGAAAGCCTTTGTATATGCAGCTTGCGAAGATTTTGGCATAGCTTTGGTAGAGGCTCAAGCTTGTGGAACACCGGTAATTTCCTATGCAGCAGGGGGCGCTTTGGAGACAGTGCTCGACATTCGCCAACACCCAGAGACAGGGACTGGTGTATTTTTTTCCTCCCAAACCGCAGCAGCATTAGTCGAAGCTGTCAAGGAATTTGAGCAGTTGCAAGGCAAATTTCGGCCAGAAATCTGCAGGTTGCGCGCTCAACAGTTTGCCCCGGAAGTTTTTGGGCAGCGCTATCTAGCTTTTGTGGAACGCTGCTATCAGGAATTTCACTCCCGTGATTTTACCGAGTCTGGGGCTTGAGAGTGCCAGAACCCGATAGCGGGACAATCTTCCTTCTGCCTTGGTATAAGTGCCTTCAGAAGACCTCTGCATAAGTGCCTTGTGCCTTTTTCCTTCTGCCTTGAGAAGCCCTCTTTTTTCTTCCTTCTGCCTTTTAAAGCCTTCTGAAGGCAGAAAATTGAGTATTGGAAACATAATTCAGAGAACAAAGCGTCTTGAGGCTTTATGATCAGGACTGTGTGTGGTGTGAAGTGAAGGAGTAAGATGACTGCCGACAGCCAACTAATCTCCGGCAAGGTAATTCGAGCGATCGCAAGACGCGGTTTTGGGTCTGTCCTGCAAGGAGATAGACGCATAAGTCGTTCTCTACAGAACCTCGACGGAGAACTTTTCAAGCGGTTATTTGACATCCTGTTTTCCTTATCGGTTCTGATCCTGTTTGCTCCGGTTTACCTGCTTTTGGCTTTCTTAATCGCCTTAAGCTCGCCCGGTCCTATTTTTTACGTACAGGAACGAGTAGGCAAAAACCGTAAAAGGTTTTATTGCCTTAAATTCAGAACGATGGTGGAAAATGCGGACGATATATTGCTGGAAATCATGGAAAATTCTCCGCATTTGCGTCAAGAGTTTGAGGACAATTTCAAGCTGAAACAAGACCCTCGAATTACCTGGATTGGAAGATTTTTACGAATGACCAGTTTAGACGAGTTTCCCCAGTTTTGGAATGTTTTAAAAGGAGATATGAGCGTCGTCGGACCGAGACCTTTAGTTGAAGAAGAACTGCCGAGATACGGTCGTCACATCAACAAAATTCTCACCATAAGACCTGGAATTACAGGCTTGTGGCAAGTGTCCGGTCGCAACGACATTCCCTATCCCCGCCGAGTCCAAATCGACCTCTATTACGCAAATGACAAAAACCTTTGGATGGATATGTGGATTGTTTTCAAAACAATTGGAGTTGTGATTTTTCCCAAAAATAACGGCGCATATTAATTTTTGTCCGCAGTCAGCAATCGGTAGTTAGTTTTATTTGTTACTGACCACTGATGCTGACTACTGACAATCAGCCACAAACTCTTTGTCAAAACTAAACAGTTCCTGGATGCCGATCGAAGAATTGTGAGCTTAACTAAAGGGGCAAATAGTTAAATAAACCTACCTCTTCTTCATCTAGAAAGATCAGTTCTTCTAGATAGACTACTTTAGGTTTAGGTGCTAAACTTAACTCTATAACCTTTGGCTTAAGGGGGATAGCCTACTTATCTGGGGATAGCCCACTACCCAACAGCGTAGGAAGTAAACTTCAACGGGCTTTAGGTAACTAAAGTTAAGTTTGAGTAAGTTTTATAAAGCAGTTAACGTAGAGTTTGAGAATACGGCCGGCAGGGAGCAACAGCCTCTGCCAAAAAATTTATTGTGAAATAACACAGCCTGTCAAAGGAAAATCAGATGACGCAACGTAAGCGAGCGCTAATAACAGGTATTACAGGTCAAGACGGCTCCTACTTGAGCGAATTACTGTTAGAGAAAGGATATGAAGTTCACGGCATTATCCGGCGCAGTTCGAGTTTCAATACCGATCGAATTGACCACATCTATGTTGATCCTCACAGCGAGGGTGCGCGCCTGTTTCTACACTACGGCGACTTGACGGACGGCACCACTCTCCGCCGGATATTGGAAGAAGTTCAGCCGGTAGAAATTTATAACTTAGGCGCTCAATCTCACGTTCGAGTCAGTTTTGACTCGCCGGAATATACGGTTGACGCAGTAGGAATGGGAGTATTGCGCCTGCTAGAAGCAATTCGGGACTATCAGCGCCGCACCGGCATAGAAGTGCGGTTCTATCAAGCAGGTTCTTCGGAAATGTTCGGTTTGGTGCAGGAAGTTCCGCAGAAGGAAACAACTCCTTTTTATCCCAGAAGTCCTTACGCCTGCGCCAAAGTTTACGGTCACTGGCAAACAGTAAATTATCGCGAATCTTACGGACTTTTTGCCTGCAACGGCATCTTGTTCAATCACGAATCTCCCCGCCGCGGCGAAACTTTTGTAACTCGCAAAATTACTCGCGCTATTGCCCGAATACTCGCCGGCAAGCAGAAAAAGATTTTCTTGGGCAATCTCGATTCCAAGCGGGACTGGGGCTATGCTAAAGACTACGTGCAGGCGATGTGGCTGATGCTGCAACAAGAGAAGCCTGACGATTATGTCATTGCTACTAACGAGACCCATTCCATTAAGGAATTTCTGGATTTGGCTTTTACTTACGTCAATTTAGATTGGCAAAAATATGTGGAGTTCGACGAACGCTACTTGCGTCCGGCAGAAGTCGAACTGTTGATTGGCGATTCGACTAAGGCGCGCCAGCAATTAAATTGGGAACCTTCTGTAACTTTTCAGGAGTTAGTACATTTAATGGTAGATGCTGACATGAAAGCTTTAGACGCGCAAGGTCGGGGTTCGGGCAACGGATTTGATTAAGTCGCTAAACAAAGCGGTCACTGGGAACAATTTGTAGGGGTAGTGCCCCGTGTCTACCCCCGCGAAAGGCTCGCACCGGGGGGGTTGCCCCTGCACACAGTCCATAAATGATGAGAGGATTGTTACACAACGGATTCAGCTAAGTAGGTGGCGACAAATAAACATTACATGGGAGGACGGGTGAACTCACTGCTCTACTCGCTTGTATTTCGCTATCTTAATCGGCACCGGCCCCTACAAGATACTATGGTTTTTGTCGATCATCTACTCATTAGGGCGAGCGGCATTCAAAAAACCAGCTTAATTGCTCGCAAAATTTTCGGAGGTGCGGGCTAATAAAAACATTAAAATGACAGTTGAGGACTGGCTACTCATAAATCTAACTTTCCGGTGTGCACGCAGCAGTCCCTATCAGCAGCAGCTAAAACAGATTTGTGGGCAACCGCGTCCTGTAGCTGGAGGCTTTTTTAGCTAAAGCAACAATTTTAGAATTGAAATTGTCGATCGACCTTTATTCAAAATCCCGAGGCTAAAATTATGACAAGCTTGGATTTAAGCAGCAAACGCATTCTAGTAACAGGTGGTGCCGGTTTCTTGGGCCGTCAGGTAATCGACCAGTTAGTCAAAGCAGGGGCCGATGCTGATAAAATTTCTGTGACTCGATCGCGTGACTGCGACCTCCGCATCATGGAAAACTGCAAGCGCGCCGCCGACCAACAAGATATCATCATTCACCTCGCCGCCCACGTCGGCGGCATCGGTTTAAACCTAGTCAAACCCGCTGAATTATTTTACGACAATTTGATGATGGGCGCGCAACTAATCCACGCCGCCTACGAAGCAGGAGTCGAAAAATTTGTCTGCGTCGGCACGATTTGCGCTTATCCCAACTTCACCCCAGTTCCTTTCAAAGAAGATGACCTGTGGAACGGCTATCCAGAGGTAACTAACGCACCTTACGGAGTAGCGAAAAAAGCCTTATTAGTGCAACTGCAATCCTACCGCCAGCAGTACGGATTCAACGGTATCTACTTGCTACCAGTAAATCTGTACGGCCCGGAAGATAACTTTGACCCAAAAAGTTCCCACGTCATCCCCGCATTAATTCGCAAAGTCTACGAAGCGCAAGAAAGGGGAGACAAAACACTGCCAGTTTGGGGCGACGGCAGCCCTAGCCGCGAGTTTTTGTATTCCACAGATGCCGCGCGGGGAATTGTGATGGCGGCTCAATCTTACAGTGAATCTGACCCGGTTAATTTGGGAACGAATAGCGAAGTTAAAATTCGCGATTTAGTGGAAACGATTTGCGAATTGATGGGATTTGAGGGTGAAATTGTTTGGGAAACAGACAAACCGAACGGTCAGCCGCGTCGCTGTTTGGATACGGCAAGGGCTAAGGAAAAGTTTGGTTTTGTTGCGGAAGTGAAGTTTAAGGAAGGGTTGAAAAATACGATTGAGTGGTATCGAAAACACGCAGTTTGAGT includes:
- a CDS encoding porin; translated protein: MSKFLWKGLLVSPGVLAASLVVSSTALAAEQPVEIAITYQAHQLPLAGAATEAAKSETAKPETAEPASLASKSTVETIEKESANLYEGFTNDLIAPVAEQAKAPEVAAADLSETQPAVAPANLSPEQPVAEQIPAVAPANLSETQPAAPLANLNAEKSAAQPDRISQSTDSSAQPQAQSNLLEQINEYSTEGSSSEDAAGQVTSVSQLSDVRPTDWAFQALQSLVERYGCIAGYPDGTFRGNRAMTRYEFAAGLNACLDKVSELIQGGSRNLATREDLASVQRLQEEFAAELATLRGRVDVLEARASELEANQFSTTTKLNGEVIFGLAGIAGGEDAEGREADKSTAFGSRVRINFDTSFSGEDLLRTRLQVLNLGSFSTNNTKTAEGELRFNAGPFAEASNTVGLDALLYQFPIGKSTTVILEANAGAADDFVNTVNPYFDGDGSYGALSNFGTRNPIYYLIGGSGIAMRHQFGEKLELSLGYMAGNAADPTRGNGLFNGSYGGLAQLTFTPSDSIALGLTYVNSYNVLTGTGSNASNFPARLASFGLDSDSNLPVSSNSYGAQASWQLNRRFAIGGWAGYTNQRILSNLATPTGSVQRGDQKIWNWAVTLAFPDLLKEGNVAGIVVGMEPRVTSSTNRTLPEDKDTSLHVEGFYQFKLSDNISITPGLIWLTAPDHNKNNSDLVIGVVRTTFTF
- a CDS encoding glycosyltransferase family 4 protein — its product is MKKLKYALVHEWLTPLATGGSELVVQEILKHVDEADVYALIDFESANPESYLFGRQIGTTFLQHFPKARSGVQKYLPFLPIAIEQLDLREYDIILSSSHAVAKGILSSPQQLHVCYCHTPMRYAWDLTFDYLRSSKAGRGIQGLLTRYLLHRLRQWDVIAANRVDYFIANSQHTARRIWRCYRRRAQVIYPPVNIERFSLMRQKQDFYVTVCRLVSYKNVSAIVQAFNQLGHTLIVIGTGPELEMIRQIAKPNVQVLGWQPASIVEKYMAEAKAFVYAACEDFGIALVEAQACGTPVISYAAGGALETVLDIRQHPETGTGVFFSSQTAAALVEAVKEFEQLQGKFRPEICRLRAQQFAPEVFGQRYLAFVERCYQEFHSRDFTESGA
- a CDS encoding sugar transferase: MTADSQLISGKVIRAIARRGFGSVLQGDRRISRSLQNLDGELFKRLFDILFSLSVLILFAPVYLLLAFLIALSSPGPIFYVQERVGKNRKRFYCLKFRTMVENADDILLEIMENSPHLRQEFEDNFKLKQDPRITWIGRFLRMTSLDEFPQFWNVLKGDMSVVGPRPLVEEELPRYGRHINKILTIRPGITGLWQVSGRNDIPYPRRVQIDLYYANDKNLWMDMWIVFKTIGVVIFPKNNGAY
- the gmd gene encoding GDP-mannose 4,6-dehydratase, with protein sequence MTQRKRALITGITGQDGSYLSELLLEKGYEVHGIIRRSSSFNTDRIDHIYVDPHSEGARLFLHYGDLTDGTTLRRILEEVQPVEIYNLGAQSHVRVSFDSPEYTVDAVGMGVLRLLEAIRDYQRRTGIEVRFYQAGSSEMFGLVQEVPQKETTPFYPRSPYACAKVYGHWQTVNYRESYGLFACNGILFNHESPRRGETFVTRKITRAIARILAGKQKKIFLGNLDSKRDWGYAKDYVQAMWLMLQQEKPDDYVIATNETHSIKEFLDLAFTYVNLDWQKYVEFDERYLRPAEVELLIGDSTKARQQLNWEPSVTFQELVHLMVDADMKALDAQGRGSGNGFD
- a CDS encoding GDP-L-fucose synthase, with protein sequence MTSLDLSSKRILVTGGAGFLGRQVIDQLVKAGADADKISVTRSRDCDLRIMENCKRAADQQDIIIHLAAHVGGIGLNLVKPAELFYDNLMMGAQLIHAAYEAGVEKFVCVGTICAYPNFTPVPFKEDDLWNGYPEVTNAPYGVAKKALLVQLQSYRQQYGFNGIYLLPVNLYGPEDNFDPKSSHVIPALIRKVYEAQERGDKTLPVWGDGSPSREFLYSTDAARGIVMAAQSYSESDPVNLGTNSEVKIRDLVETICELMGFEGEIVWETDKPNGQPRRCLDTARAKEKFGFVAEVKFKEGLKNTIEWYRKHAV